From Streptomyces sp. HUAS MG91, the proteins below share one genomic window:
- a CDS encoding NUDIX domain-containing protein — translation MSVQGYDKYAYEPFAVTVDLAVFTLRSGRLHILLVERGQEPYAGQWALPGGFLEPDEAAEEAARRELAEETGLADVAGLHLEQLRTYSEPGRDPRMRVVSVAFAALVPDAPQAQGGGDAARAAWLPYEEGAGGAYGPLAFDHDRILADAHERIGGKLEYTCLATAFCPPEFTLGELRQVYEVVWGTELDPANFRRKVLATPGFVEQIPGASRLTGGRGKPAALYRAGGAGSLHPPLLRPAPEPVPDAKKGPSS, via the coding sequence ATGTCCGTGCAGGGCTACGACAAGTACGCCTACGAACCGTTCGCCGTCACCGTCGACCTGGCCGTCTTCACGCTCAGATCGGGCCGGCTGCACATCCTGCTCGTCGAGCGCGGCCAGGAGCCGTACGCGGGCCAGTGGGCGCTGCCCGGCGGCTTCCTGGAGCCCGACGAGGCCGCCGAGGAGGCGGCCCGGCGCGAGCTGGCCGAGGAGACCGGACTGGCCGACGTCGCCGGGCTCCACCTGGAGCAGCTGCGCACCTACAGCGAGCCGGGCCGCGACCCCCGGATGCGCGTCGTCTCGGTCGCCTTCGCCGCCCTGGTGCCGGACGCGCCGCAGGCGCAGGGCGGCGGCGACGCGGCACGGGCCGCCTGGCTGCCGTACGAGGAGGGGGCCGGCGGCGCGTACGGCCCGCTCGCCTTCGACCACGACCGGATCCTCGCCGACGCCCACGAGCGGATCGGCGGCAAGCTGGAGTACACCTGCCTGGCCACCGCGTTCTGCCCACCCGAGTTCACCCTCGGCGAGCTGCGGCAGGTCTACGAGGTGGTGTGGGGGACCGAGCTCGACCCGGCGAACTTCCGCCGCAAGGTGCTCGCCACCCCCGGCTTCGTCGAGCAGATCCCCGGCGCGTCCCGGCTCACCGGAGGCCGCGGCAAGCCCGCCGCGCTGTACCGGGCCGGCGGCGCCGGATCCCTCCACCCGCCGCTGCTGCGGCCCGCTCCCGAGCCCGTGCCCGATGCGAAGAAGGGTCCTTCCTCATGA
- a CDS encoding pseudouridine synthase, whose protein sequence is MRSSSGRNSSGNNGGSRGGNSGGRGGSGGGRGNHRGAGNDRDDKQGGSARPKRPRPEERRYDVGPGATQDGPKSGRGASARGGAKGGPKRGQQPSQGRGRWAPATSREYDARAEERNRERYAGKPKVNLPKTFPGAEQEGERLQKVLARAGYGSRRACEELVEQARVEVNGEIVLEQGMRVDTEKDEIKVDGLTVATQSYQFFALNKPAGVVSTMEDNEGRQCLGDYTNNRETRLFHVGRLDTETEGVILLTNHGELAHRLTHPKYGVKKVYLAHIVGPIPRDLGKQLKDGIQLEDGYAKADHFRVVEQTGKNYLVEVTLHEGRKHIVRRMLAEAGFPVDKLVRVAFGPITLGDQKSGWLRRLSNTEVGMLMKEVDL, encoded by the coding sequence ATGCGAAGCAGCAGCGGCAGGAACAGCAGCGGAAACAACGGCGGGAGCCGTGGTGGCAACAGCGGCGGCCGCGGCGGGAGTGGCGGCGGCCGCGGTAATCACCGCGGCGCCGGCAACGACCGCGACGACAAGCAGGGCGGCAGCGCCCGCCCGAAGAGGCCGCGCCCGGAGGAGCGGCGTTACGACGTGGGCCCCGGCGCCACCCAGGACGGCCCGAAGTCGGGTCGCGGCGCCTCCGCGCGCGGCGGCGCCAAGGGCGGCCCCAAGCGCGGGCAGCAGCCCTCGCAGGGCCGCGGGCGCTGGGCCCCGGCCACCTCGCGCGAGTACGACGCCCGTGCCGAGGAGCGCAACCGCGAGCGGTACGCGGGCAAGCCGAAGGTGAACCTCCCCAAGACGTTCCCCGGCGCCGAGCAGGAGGGCGAGCGGCTGCAGAAGGTGCTGGCCCGGGCCGGCTACGGCTCGCGGCGCGCCTGCGAGGAGCTGGTCGAGCAGGCCCGCGTCGAGGTCAACGGCGAGATCGTGCTCGAGCAGGGCATGCGCGTCGACACCGAGAAGGACGAGATCAAGGTCGACGGTCTGACCGTGGCCACGCAGTCGTACCAGTTCTTCGCGCTGAACAAGCCGGCCGGCGTCGTCTCCACCATGGAGGACAACGAGGGCCGGCAGTGCCTCGGCGACTACACGAACAACCGCGAGACGCGGCTGTTCCACGTCGGACGGCTCGACACCGAGACCGAGGGCGTCATCCTGCTCACCAACCACGGTGAGCTGGCCCACCGCCTCACGCACCCGAAGTACGGCGTGAAGAAGGTCTACCTCGCGCACATCGTGGGCCCGATCCCGCGCGACCTGGGCAAGCAGCTCAAGGACGGCATCCAGCTGGAGGACGGGTACGCCAAGGCGGACCACTTCCGCGTCGTGGAGCAGACCGGCAAGAACTACCTGGTCGAGGTCACCCTGCACGAGGGCCGCAAGCACATCGTGCGGCGGATGCTCGCCGAGGCCGGCTTCCCGGTCGACAAGCTGGTGCGCGTCGCCTTCGGGCCGATCACCCTGGGCGACCAGAAGTCGGGCTGGCTGCGCCGCCTGTCGAACACCGAGGTCGGCATGCTGATGAAGGAAGTCGATCTGTAG